GAGAAAATCCGCCGAATACTTCTTGAGCACAAACGCAAGGTGATACGTCAGCACCTCGTTGGTGTCCATGAAAGGAATGCCCGCCTTCTGCATCGACTCTCGCGAACTCTCGGGCGTCCAGACGGTGGAGATATGCGGCAGAAAGTCGCGATCCGTCTCATACGGAATCTGCAGCGCATCGAGATTCGAAAGGTTCTCACGCACCAGCAGATAACCGGGGCGCAAACGCCCTTGCGATACCGGCACTTCGGAGAGCATGAGCTGATAGGCCTCGTCCGGCAGCGAGTCATTGAAACGCAACTGGATGCCTGGAAAGGGCACGCCCAGATCGAAGTACAGAGCACGCCGAATCTTGAGCAGCGACTCGTTGAGGATCTCCGCATCGAACGCCTTCTGCAAATGCGAGGACACATCCATCAACAGCGGCACCGTCGGCGCGAACTCTTCGGAGCCGTCGACCGCCTTCTTCCTCGGCTTCTCGCCAGCGGCGGCCATGGCGGGCACCTCGGTCAACTCGCCGGTCTTCTCATCGACCACCTTGCGCGTGCTGCGCATGATCACAAAGCCGATGCCACCGATCACCACCGCGAGTGTCAGGAACACGGCAATCGGCATGCCGGGAATCATCCCCATGCCCAGCGCCACTGCTGCGGCGATCAACAGCGCGCGTGGCTGCGCCAGAATCTGTTGGCCAATGTCCTTGCCGACGTTGGAGGGCCCGTCGCCGGTCTGCACGCGCGTGACGATCATGCCCGCGCAGATGGCGATGAACAGTGCCGGAATCTGCGCGATCAGGCCGTCACCGATGGTCAGCACCGAGTATTGCTTGGCCGCATCGGCCGCCGTCATGCCGCGCTGCATGGTGCCGATCACGATGCCGCCCAGCAGGTTCACCGCCACGATGATCAGGCCCGCGATCGCGTCGCCCTTCACGAACTTCATCGCACCGTCCATCGCGCCGTAGAGCTGGCTTTCCTTCTCCACGATGCCGCGGCGGCGCTTGGCCTCGTCCATGTCGATGGTGCCCGCGCGCATGTCGCCGTCGATCGACATCTGCTTGCCCGGCATCGCGTCGAGCGAAAAACGCGCCGCCACTTCGGCCACGCGCTCCGCGCCCTTGGTGATCACCACGAACTGCACGATGGTCAGGATCAGGAACACCACCAGACCCACCACCAGATTGCCGCCGACCACGAAGTTGCCGAAGGTGTAGATGATGTGGCCCGCATCGCCCTGCAGCAGAATCAGCCGCGTGGTCGCGATCGAGATGCCGAGTCGAAACAGCGTGGTCACCAGCAGCACCGAAGGGAACGACGAAAACGCCAGAGGCGACGGCAGGTACATGGCCACCATCAGCAGGATGGCCGAGATCGTCATGTTGATGCCGATGAGCGCGTCCACCAGCCAGGTCGGCAGTGGCAGGATCATCATGAAGATCACCGCCACGAGGAAGAACGCCAGGATCAGGTCGTTGCGGCTGGTGATGAGCTGCACGGCACGCTGTGCACGGGCTCCGAAGGTGGCAGTGGCTTGGGTCATGGTCAGCGAGTGGCGGCCTGAGGTTCGGAGTCTTGTGTGGTGTCTGCGGAATCGGCCGGCCGCATGGCGACAAACGCGCGCATCGCGCTGGCCGCCTCTTCATGGCGACCCAGCGCTTGCAGCGCCTGCCCGCGCACCAGATGGAAGGTGGCGTCCATGGCGCCCAGAATGGCAAGGCGGTCCAGCGTGTCCAGCGTGCGCTGCGGCTTGGCGGCCCGCAGTTGCGCCACGGCCAGCGTCATCAGCACCCGGGGTTGTTCGGGCTGCAATACATCGTGCGCAGCCGCCAGCACGGCGGCCTTGTCCGGCAAGCCGTTCTGCAGATAGATGTAGGCCAGCAAATCCATGAGCTCCAGCTCCACGGCTTCGCGGTCGCGCACCCTCGTGGCGGGCTCCGGCGACTCGGCCTGGCTCACAGGTCCTGCGGCATCGCTCACATCACTCAAATCGCTCATCGCACTCATCCCTGATACAGAGCGCTGCGATACATCGTCACCAGTTCGCGCAGGCTCACTTCATCGGCAAGCAGTCGCGAGGCGCGATTGAGCACACGCAGCTGCTCCTCCGAGCCCTCGCCACCATCGGCCCGCTGCGCCGCAGCATTCTTGATGCGATCCAGGGCTCCGGTCAGCGCCTGCCCGAACTTCACCGGAACCAGCAGATCACGATCCACCATGGTCGGGCGCAGTGACGACGAGATCGCATCGTCGAGCGTCTGGCGTTCCAGCAGCAACGAGAGCTGGGCACGAATCTCGCTGTCGGGCGGCGCGGAGAGCGAGCGCTCCGGCAGGCTCATGTCCGCCTGATCACGCGTGTAGGTGATGCTCTCGATACCCTTGTCAAAGTTCAGGCCCTGACTGCCTGGGGTGATCTTGTTCATGGCGCGTGACGTCCTCGATGGGCAGGTTGACGAATGAATGGGCCGGAAGGAATGACCGGGAAAAGAGATCAGAAATCCGGCTGCGTAGCGAATGAGTAACCAACGCGCCCCACTAGTTCCATCCCGCCGCAAAAACCTTGCACGCCTCCTTGCACGCCCGCATCACGTCATGCGTGAGCCACCGCCGACTGGTGCCATTGGCGCAAAAAGTCATAGCAATCACGGATCGCCCGCGCGGTCACCGCATCCTGCGGCAGGCGCGTGCCCAGCACCAGCCAATGGCCTGCAGGCGTCGCACGCAAGCCCACTTGCAACGGATGCCGCGCACTGCGGATCGAGGCTGCAGCACGCATCTGCTCCAGCAGCGTGCGTTCCATGTCATAGCGCAGCGGCTGCGACCACAGCACCAGCACATCGTCCTCGGACTGCACCACGCCGAGCAGACTTTCGTCGCCCATGCGGAACTGCACCTCATCGCCCGAACCCAGTTCGGCCGCATCCAGCCCCACCTCGTGGCAGAAATCTGCCAGCGCCTGTTGAAAGTTAGCCATCACCCACCTTCCTCTTCACGTTCAATTGCCTTGTCCAGTGCGTCCTGCAGGGCATTGAGCACGCCCTGGCGCTGATCGGCATCGACAAAGACGCGCTCAGGCATGCTGCGCATCAGCGACTTCAGGCCGGTCAACATGTGGATCTGCGCTTCGGTCGTGCGTGCGCCCTGCTTTTCGACCAGCGTCGCAAAGCGCGAGCCGGCCACCCATTTCTCCGAACTCAGCGTCACCAGCTCCTTGGTCAGCGCCACGGCATCGCCGCCCAAGGAGCCATGCCGAGCCGCCAGTTGCGCGAACAATTCCTTGGCCGAATCGAGCACCGTGGCCACCACGCGCAGGTGGTAGAGGTCCTGGATCAGGTTCTGCAGCCGCGTGGGATCGCAGGAGCTGCGCGCGGCCGCCACGTCCTGCCCCAATGCCTTGACGAGGCGGTCCATGCCCACCGCGAAGTCCTTGGGGCCGAAGCGCGACAGCGCCAGCGACAGCGTGCCCACCAAAGTGGGCTCGCCCAGCACGATGTCGGTGTAGGTCTGCTGAAACTCCTGCAGCTCCTCCTTGGAGCCCATACCTTCGCTGGCCGCGCCCAGAGTGTTGAGGTCGGCGCGAATCTGCGGGCCGGCCTCCATGTCGAGGTCATCGAGCGCCTCGCGAATGGCGTCCAGCACCTCGCCATCCGAGCCCTCTTCCTCGCCCTTGTTCAACGCATATTGCAGCGCCAGAAACTGGTCCGACGCGCGCCCGAACTTCTGCCGCGCCAGCCGCCCGGGGTCTTGTCGCCCAGCCAGCATCAGGTGGGCGAACATCGCCTCTTCCTCGGCGTTTTCGAAAGTTTCCGAGGCCTCCATGCACTCGGCCACCTCGTCCTTGTTCATGCGTTCGAGCGAGCGCATCGTGTCCTTCTTGCGCTCGGCTGCATTCTTGGACTCGGCCTTGGACGAGTTGAACAGACTCAGCTCCTCGGCCGACTCCGTGATCAGCATGGCCTCGTCTTCCACCTCGATCAACATCCCCTCGAACTCGCCACGGCTGCGCGCGCCCCCACCACGGTCAAGGCCACGGGCGTTGTCGCCCTGGGCTGCGTAATTGGAGAAACCTTCGATTTTGGACATGGTGCGGCTCAATGAAGCTCTGTTCAGCTCACTTGGTAACGCGCGAGGAGATCCAGTTCCATGTCCAGTCCATGGCTGCCGTGCACAGGGCCGCCGAACCGCTCCTTCGCAGAAATTTTCCGGGCGCATGGAACTGGTCGCAGAAGGCGGTTACTTACCCATCAATCGAGCAACACAGCTCACCACCAACCCCTTCCACAGGAGCACCGCCATGACCGCACGTCCGGATCCGCAAGAAATCATCGCTGCATCGGAGCGCCTGCTGGCCGAAGCCCAGCAGCTGATTGACCAGGCGGACGCCAAGCTGCGCAGCGATGGCCTTGACCCAGCCAAGTTCCTCTCCACCGCTGCCTCGGAACAGGCCGAAAAGGAAGGCCGGGCGCTCTTTGAGGCCGACATGCTGGCCATCGAGCGCGAAGTGGAGGCCGAGCGCATGCGCCTGCAGTTCCACAACCCGCAGACCAATGCGGCCAGCAAACCAGTCAGCGGCGGAGTCCGCCGGCCACGCAACATGATTTGATTGATTGATTCGAGCCGAACCAACCGCCCATCCGATGAACTGAATATCACCCATCTCGATATTCGCAACCGACGAGAGCCATTATGGGAAACGCCAGCAATTCAATAACTTTGCAAAATTCCGGCCTGCTCGGCATTGGAAACGTCGACGCCAAGACAGCGGATATTGATGTCATCATGACCATGCTGGAATCGCAGACAAGGCGTACCCAGCACCTCGATGTGGCCGTATCGGCCCAAATGCGCGAGATGAAGCTGAACAATGCCAAAACCGCCTCGACCAATGCCTTGTTGAGCGAACTGCGTGGTTTGAACAACTGCGTTCGCAAGCACGACAAGGGAAAAGATGGTGGCATGGATGACAAGTACAAGACCGATGGCAAGGTCATCCCTCCCAAAGATCCCACCGCAAATTCGTTCAAAGAAAAAATCAGAGTCCTGTGCAGTGAACTGAATATCAAATTCACGGATAAAAATCCCGGCGAATTGGAAGTGATGATCCAGAACGTCAAATCCACACTGGATGGTCTTTCCAATGATCAGCAAATGCATATGACCCGCCTTCAAAACCTCATGTCCAAACGAAATGAGTGTTTTGACACCATGACCAATACATTGCGAAAAATCCAGGAACAAAAAGACCGGATGATTGCGCACATCAGCTGACCCGCACGCAAACCAATCAGGAGAGCAACATGGACCTCAATGCAGCCGTCAGGGCAGACAGCCTCACTCTGGCCGAATTCCAGTCGATGGACACCGAGACGATGCTTTACTTCGTCCAATTGAAACGCGCCACGGACCTTGAAGACAAGTTGCGCGAGAAAATGGAGAAGGTGGCCAAGAATATCGACAATCATGGTGCCGACAGCACCAAGATCAACGACAACCTGAATGAAATAGCGCGGATGGAAAAAACTGGGCAAGTGGACCCCTCCAAATTCCAGGATCCTAAAGGGGAGAAATTGCTCGAAATTCTAAAAAACCCAGCCGCAGATGGCTCCGTTACCCTGACGAATGAACAAATCGATCTTCTAAATGAACGAATGGGGATGGGATGGGGTGTATATGGCACGACAGATATTCACGTTTTAAAAGAAGGCTGGTCCTATAGCACTTCTAATAAAGACTCTGTAACTATTCTTCCAGTCAAACAATCGGACGGAAACTTTAAAATCACAGTTCCTGAAAATGTCAAATGGCAAGTATATGGCCGGATTGAAACCACCATAAACTGGAAAGTCAATGGCAAAGACACTCAGACAGCCATTGACAAAGCCATCTCTGACCTCAAGACAGAAAATGAATCCTTGAAGGTCAAGGTGGATACCGCCACCAATCTGCAGCAATTGGACATGATCGAGTTGCAGCAACTCATGACCAATATGAATCAGGCCTTCGACATGGTGTCCAACGCCATGAAGAAATTCGCCGAGACCAAGGGCGGAATCATCCGCAATATGTGATTCGCAGGGAGCAGTAGATCATGGAAGCCAACCCAACCGCATCGGCCGCCGGAGCCCATCCGCCGAACCTGGAGACGCAGGTGCTCGATCTGTTTGCCGCAGGCGTCACGCTGGGCGACATGTTTCATTTTTCCGAGCATGACTACGAGGCGGTCTACGCCCTCGCGCACAGCCTGTACAGCCAGGGGCGTTTTGATGACGCCATGCGCCTGTTCGCATTTCTCACGGCCAGCAGCCCCTATGAGAAGCGCTTTGCCAACGCGCTGGCGTCCAGCATGCAGATGCTCAAGATGTACAAGCAGGCCATCGAGTACTACAGCGTGGCCTCGGTCATGGATTTGATGGACCCCATGCCCACCTTCCACACGGCCGAGTGCCTGATGGCGCTGAGCCACTACCCCGAAGCTCGCCAGGCGCTGGAGCTGGTGCTGCGCCAAACGCAGACGCCGGAGCGCGAGGCCCTGCGGGCCCGTGCCACTGCCTTGCTGGAGCACATGAGCGAGAAGAAGCTCGGCGAAGGCGAGCGCCCACTCATCGATTTGGCGAAGCTCGATGAAGAGTCCGCCAAGTCAACCCTTTGAACTGCCACCACCACTACAACACCACCAGGGAGCAAAGTCATGACGGGAACCAGAACAGTCGGCAGCATGGGCAACATGGGAATGGGCGGCCTGCAGACCATGGAAGAGACGGGCGATGGCAACCCCATCGTCAACGATCAGGATGAGCAGATCGATCCCGAGTTGACGCGGGACATCGGACGCAAAAGCCAGCCCCTCGGCACCACGGGCCACACGCCCGCCGACGAACAGGCCGGCATCTTCAACGCCATGGGCGCTCCGGCCATCGGCGACGTCATGACCGGCTTTTCCGCCGAAGAAATGGCGATTGCACTGCAGGCCATCCAGAACAAGGTGCAGCAGCAGCAGATGCTGACCGCCAAGGAAGGCATCAAGCTCAGCAAGACGCAGATCGATCAGGCCAATCAGAAGTCCATGGACAAGATCAAGGACTGGATCAAGGCCAGCGATGACGCGGCCGCCAAGGCCAAGAAGAAGTCGATCTTTGGTTGGTTGTCCATCATCGCGTCGGCCATCGCCTGCGTGGTGGCGGTGGTCGCCACGGTGGCCACGGGTGGCTTGGCCTCCCCGCTGCTGGCGGTGGCGGTGGTCGGCGTGGCAACGCTCGCCTATTCGGCAGGCAAGATGGTGCTGGAGAAGTTCGGCGTTCAAGGCGACCTCTCGGACCTCTTCACCTTTGTTGCCAACAAGGTGATGCAGATTCTTCCCATCCCGGAAGAAAAGCGCGAGGCCATTGCACAGATCGTGGGCTGCGGTCTGGTGATGCTGGCGACCGGCGGCGCCACCCTGGTGGTGGACCCGACCGTGTTCAGCAAGGTGGTCGGCGGCTCGGCAGCGCTCGTCACGGACAACAAGGAGGTCCTCGGCTGGGTGAACATGGTGGCAACGGCAGCGGCGGCCGTCGGCACGGCCATTGCCCTGACCGTCATGACCGGCGGCGGCGGATCGGCCAAGGCGGTGTCCGGAATCATCAACGCCATCAGCGCGGCGGGCAGCGCAGCGCAGAACATCGGCTCCGGCGTGATGGATCTGGAGATCGCCAAGGACGTGAAGGCCGGTGATCAGGCCAAGGCTGAGAAGAAGGAAATGGATGCCTTCCTGCTGAAGCTGCAGCGACTGCTGGAGGAG
This genomic stretch from Diaphorobacter sp. HDW4B harbors:
- the sctW gene encoding type III secretion system gatekeeper subunit SctW, whose product is MSKIEGFSNYAAQGDNARGLDRGGGARSRGEFEGMLIEVEDEAMLITESAEELSLFNSSKAESKNAAERKKDTMRSLERMNKDEVAECMEASETFENAEEEAMFAHLMLAGRQDPGRLARQKFGRASDQFLALQYALNKGEEEGSDGEVLDAIREALDDLDMEAGPQIRADLNTLGAASEGMGSKEELQEFQQTYTDIVLGEPTLVGTLSLALSRFGPKDFAVGMDRLVKALGQDVAAARSSCDPTRLQNLIQDLYHLRVVATVLDSAKELFAQLAARHGSLGGDAVALTKELVTLSSEKWVAGSRFATLVEKQGARTTEAQIHMLTGLKSLMRSMPERVFVDADQRQGVLNALQDALDKAIEREEEGG
- the sctE gene encoding type III secretion system translocon subunit SctE, translating into MTGTRTVGSMGNMGMGGLQTMEETGDGNPIVNDQDEQIDPELTRDIGRKSQPLGTTGHTPADEQAGIFNAMGAPAIGDVMTGFSAEEMAIALQAIQNKVQQQQMLTAKEGIKLSKTQIDQANQKSMDKIKDWIKASDDAAAKAKKKSIFGWLSIIASAIACVVAVVATVATGGLASPLLAVAVVGVATLAYSAGKMVLEKFGVQGDLSDLFTFVANKVMQILPIPEEKREAIAQIVGCGLVMLATGGATLVVDPTVFSKVVGGSAALVTDNKEVLGWVNMVATAAAAVGTAIALTVMTGGGGSAKAVSGIINAISAAGSAAQNIGSGVMDLEIAKDVKAGDQAKAEKKEMDAFLLKLQRLLEEDTEQLKKVLQELEEGFASISQILSESAASRTQITSNIGRTMA
- the sctV gene encoding type III secretion system export apparatus subunit SctV, which translates into the protein MTQATATFGARAQRAVQLITSRNDLILAFFLVAVIFMMILPLPTWLVDALIGINMTISAILLMVAMYLPSPLAFSSFPSVLLVTTLFRLGISIATTRLILLQGDAGHIIYTFGNFVVGGNLVVGLVVFLILTIVQFVVITKGAERVAEVAARFSLDAMPGKQMSIDGDMRAGTIDMDEAKRRRGIVEKESQLYGAMDGAMKFVKGDAIAGLIIVAVNLLGGIVIGTMQRGMTAADAAKQYSVLTIGDGLIAQIPALFIAICAGMIVTRVQTGDGPSNVGKDIGQQILAQPRALLIAAAVALGMGMIPGMPIAVFLTLAVVIGGIGFVIMRSTRKVVDEKTGELTEVPAMAAAGEKPRKKAVDGSEEFAPTVPLLMDVSSHLQKAFDAEILNESLLKIRRALYFDLGVPFPGIQLRFNDSLPDEAYQLMLSEVPVSQGRLRPGYLLVRENLSNLDALQIPYETDRDFLPHISTVWTPESSRESMQKAGIPFMDTNEVLTYHLAFVLKKYSADFLGIQETRFLLTAMENRFPDLVKEVTRVLPIQKIAEILQRVVSEDISVRNLRAILEALIEWGQKEKDSVLLTEYVRSSLKRHISHKYSSGQNVLAAYLLAPNVEDTVRGAIRQTSAGSYLALDPAVGKQLVDNIKRAVGDLGASAQRPVLLTSMDIRRYLRKMIEQDLYELPVLSYQELTQEINIQPLARIDL
- a CDS encoding SycD/LcrH family type III secretion system chaperone; the encoded protein is MEANPTASAAGAHPPNLETQVLDLFAAGVTLGDMFHFSEHDYEAVYALAHSLYSQGRFDDAMRLFAFLTASSPYEKRFANALASSMQMLKMYKQAIEYYSVASVMDLMDPMPTFHTAECLMALSHYPEARQALELVLRQTQTPEREALRARATALLEHMSEKKLGEGERPLIDLAKLDEESAKSTL